A segment of the Triticum urartu cultivar G1812 chromosome 1, Tu2.1, whole genome shotgun sequence genome:
GCCAGTTGTGAGATAGTATGTAGTATAACGAGTCTATTTATGAGGTAATTTTTTTGGTGAATAATGAAAATGTGCTAGCTTTTGAAGTAAGAAAACTTTATGATTATATGTAGGTTATCAATGAAATGTGTTTGTGGTACTTAGGTTGATTGAGGTTTTCTTTTGTCTAAGTCGATGATGCTAGCGGTCCGATGTAATCTCAATACACTTATCCATGCATGACACATAGGAAAGCTCAATGCGTTGACTTAGACATTAAAGAATCTCAAAAAACTTATAATCAGCAGCACGCTTAAGCTTTACATGTATCCATTTGGTCCAGTTATGTCCTATACTCAAGGAGGCGAGAGGTGGTGCATCAGCTATGTGCAAGATACATTTGAAGATCGTGTTCCTAGAGTTCTTCACCAAATATAGATGAAGATGTTTTTGAAAGGTTATAGATGAAGACGTAACAATGAGCTAGGCCTGGATTTGGCCTACAAGTCTAATGATTGCCAATTTGCATGTTCATTGAACATGTGGAAAAATATGTGTATAGTGGTGCACGTTGTGTGTCGAACTTTATCATCCCACTCACCCAGTTGATGACACGCTGACATGGTAGATTGGCAAGTAAGGCGCAAAATCTGCGCCTATAAATAGAGGTGCTACTAACTCTGGCCAACAACAACGATTACAACATAGTATTCCACTCACAACCTAAAGAGATAAGTGAGAGATATTTGCTCGAAAACCTTAAAATCAACCATGAAGAACACCAAGCTCGTGGCGATCCTTGTCCTCCAGGCCATCCTGGTCATGGGAATCCTCACACACGTGAATGGTTCGTAGTTGTTCATGCTTCTTTATTCTATTTGTTTCCTTAAAGAAGTTTGATTGCCTTTTTGCAATTCCATTGATGTCTTATATATCTTATAAGTGATTACTAACATGATACCATGCTATGCTTGCGTGCAGCCAACTACTTTCCCAAGTGTTGTGACAAATGCAGGTCATTCTCGGGGGTTGATGTATGTGATGACGCGCATCCTCAGTGCCCCAAGGACTGCTCCACATGCCGCGTGGTGCAGACAGGCCGTGTCAAGATGTTCCGGTGTGCCGACATGCGCTCCACCATCAATGGCACATGCGGCCCACGTTGCAAAAAGAACTAACCGGTTCAACTCAGGCCACAAGGCTTGTTCCGCCTATAATAAAAGCTCATATAAGAAGAGAATTGTCATCGTGTTTATGCGTACATGTGGCCTCACAATGCACGCTGAGAATGCATGTACTATTGCCGGTCATCGTCGTTGTTATTGTTTCTATTTACCTCTTTGAGACTAAGATGTTGTCCGCCGATCAGGTGCTCGTTCTATCCTCCGTGAATAAAATTAATTGTGTGCCTCCGTTTAAAGAGCATTTGTTCATGTCACACAAATTTTGCAAGCAACTAGTGTCTAAATATCGGTTTGCTTTTATACATAGTAAATAACTCGTATCATCCTGCTCTTTTATCATTTCTTTGCCAGAATTCAAACACTATATCTGCTAAACCGTTATTAACATTCAGAGTGCTCAGGCTATATGTGGCTCTATCTTCATATTCTACACATGTATATGAAATGATAATTTCATTGGATCTACTTTCGTCTACACAAATGGAAATACGGAAGAAACACAACATAGTTGTTCACGTGTACCGCCCTTAAACTGGTGCGAGAACCATCTCTGTCGCTCCCCCGCTCTCACTCTCATACATCCAAGAACGGGCATCCTCGTCAATGGACAACAACAGTGACAAGAAGCTTGACGAGGTACGTCGGTGGTGACCATCCACTACAGATCCGACGCTGAGAGGTAGGGTGTGGACATCGATGATGTGTCTATAAATCGCTTTCCTTGGGTAGATGTCATCGCGTGAACATATTGTGTAATCTTGTTAATATGGATGCAAGACATGTTCTTCTTAGAAAACCTTGGAAGTATGATGTGGGTACTATACATAAAGTTgcgatgaacacgacgatgcTGCCATAGAAGGGAGGACAAGGTCACCGCGCTCATGCCTCTTCAAGGTCGATCTCAACCCTTGATGTTCAACGTATTAAACCTTCGCCCAGGGAAGTGGCCCGAAGATGACTGCCAGAGAGTGTCAACAACAAGTAGGACATAGTAGTTATCTCTATCTAGTATCCATGTTCGTCACATCTGTAATATGCATTATTTTTATGTTTAGAATTTGGTAGGACTTCTTAACATTAGATCCAAAAATTTGTTGATAAATTAGTGCATCTGTTTCCTCAAGGGCAAATTTTAAGATGGTCCCAACTATTATGGACCGTTGTTAGTGTTTGTACAAGAGACTATCTGATATTAGTTATTTTTTATGCATTGAACATTTCTTTAGGACGATCTTGTAACGTCATGGTTAATCAGCTAGTGTTTAAtctgaaatatttctttctaCGTCATGGTTAATCAGCTAGTGTTCAATCTGAGATGTTATTTTCTAATCCATGATGGATGGTTGGCACAAAAAAATTAGTGGCAATCGTTGTGTGTTTTCGATTGGATGGTGCAGACGGCGGAGTGAATGATTCTCCGGTGTTCTAGTTCCTTCTACTAGTTGCTACTCCCTTCTTGCCAAAGTATGTACAGTGGTTTTAGTCTAAATTCTCTTCTTATAAAAAATCAAGTCGGTGATGATGATCTATCTGTCATCCTGACCGTTTAATCTGTATCTAATAAGTAGAAATCAAACTACGACAGTTTTGTAAAAAGATATCCGCACCTCTCTTCATATTCGCATATAAGGTCTTTCCCCGTTTATCCTTATCCCCACAACCCTATTGATGATcaattaaaaaaggaagcctCTGAAACAATCTGGCATGGTGACCGTTGTCGGCGTCGTCCATCctcatgcctccgctcagtccgaccacctACCACCATCACGCCCCACTCCTCAATGTATCTCTCCTCTTTCTCGTCTCCCCCACTCCGCTCAGTCCGAGCTGTTGGGACACGAACCACGCCATCGACGTGCTTGTGGAGGTCAGAGTCGAAGACGATCTGCATTAGCGGTGTATGTGCTGAGTTATGTAAACCTGTAGATGTCGTTAGTTTTTACACATgagattactcctgcatgggtcaatcacaacagaaTTTTTCTAAAATAAATGCATCTTGGcattccgtgcaatgcacgagcatcttgctagtcACATACCAAAGAGGAGTTGAGAGGGGTCATTTCTTCTTCATGTAGACTATCCACAGTGGAAGTAATATAGGTAGTAACATCGCACATATCTAaataaaatagatgatgtggcaaacaataaatgaagaaaaagaggaaactggtaacatagctagttactaatattatgagtaacatcacacatatcaagacaagatgagtctatagcctaataaataaagtgttgcatgttactacacatatgttactcctCACTATAGAGATAGTAATATCGACTAATAACATAGGTgagttactagtctatgttaatacccattgtggctagtcgTATTGCCTCAAGGAGCACGCACTATAACATAGGAAAACATTGTACAGTAGAAGGGAAAAAAAATCTAAGATGCACTATGTTTTAGTATGGAGGGAGTATTGTTTAAACAACTCAATTTGCAATTAATCAAATTGATTAGAAAGTTACTTCCAAAATGGTACTATTGCATTAGGGCAGTCCTAGTGCACTATGTCTTAAGCTACATTTAATGTCATTAAACAGATGTTTAGATATAGCCATATAGGAGTTTCGGTGCACTGCTACCCCCGTCCTGATTTATTAATCCCCTTCGCACTTCGTGTCAAAATTTAACCACAAATTTAACTAGCAAAATATAATTTATACAAAAAATCAATGAAAACTTCTTTCAAATATTAATCTATCAATATAAATTTTAAAGATCATTTATTTTGTTCTAATCAAATTTAATTCAAAGTTTAACACAAAATACAAAGGTGACTAATAAACCCAGATGCAGGTAGTATATCTTAGTTTTGTATTAAAAAACCTTCATTTAATGTCTTTCCGAAGAGAAAAGTTATGAGATATCTTGAATTTGGTGTGAAGATCTATAAATATATGATTGCTCGCTCTGTCCTCATTAAATAATCAGGATGTCACGTCAAATTTTTATCTATGAAACCTTGCCCACACAAGCATTGAGAGTGCCCTTAAAGCATCTATAGCCGGAGTCCTCAACCCACTGCCCCTATATCTGCGATTTATGTACACATAGGTTACGATTCATGTGCTTGCATGGATTTAGGGATTTGCTAATAAGATAGCCGGTTGTGGAAGGGGACATTTGAGAGGTGACCAGTCAAATATCCTCAGATGGGCCCGGGCGCGTCCACCAACTTTTGTGGAGCCGGATTAGCTGTATCCGTTGTAGATCTTCTGAGTCCGATCTGAGGTGGTACATGATTAAGCTGTAGAAAATACATCTATAATATTATAGGACTATATTAAAACATGACCATTTTATTGTTCAGAGCATGCCATAAAATATGTTATAATATTATTTATTGTCTTACCTGAGCTGTATCTATTTTTACAAAATCAAATTTCTTATAGTGCAGGAACTAATTTGTTTTATACTCACTCCACTCCATAATGTAGTATAATGTAGTGTGCCCGCACTTTCCGAGATTCAATTTTGACagtaaatttaaccaacgagaccgaTTGCGCCGGAGCAAAAATTATAGCATTGAATTCATATTTTTGATATGAATTAagtgatataatttttgctcccgccgcaatcggtctctTTGATTAAATTACGGTCAAACTTGGATCTCAAGAAACACGGACACACTACATTATGCAATGGAGtcagagcatctctagcagaacCTGTATATAGCCGCGACCTGCAAAATAACCGCCAAAAAATACGTGTCGGCAAGGAAAATTCGCCCGACCAGACCCCTCAAACGCGACCGACCCGTAAAAGATTTTGCGGGG
Coding sequences within it:
- the LOC125535536 gene encoding uncharacterized protein LOC125535536 → MKNTKLVAILVLQAILVMGILTHVNANYFPKCCDKCRSFSGVDVCDDAHPQCPKDCSTCRVVQTGRVKMFRCADMRSTINGTCGPRCKKN